The Amblyraja radiata isolate CabotCenter1 chromosome 31, sAmbRad1.1.pri, whole genome shotgun sequence genome contains a region encoding:
- the slc45a1 gene encoding proton-associated sugar transporter A isoform X1 produces MSSPNPTTPSDALFPNPTSQENRCPSSCTFPHSTAQHISHRANNYKRHPKRRKFIRPSPPPPPNTPIPIELLDFSEIPLRHSFWKLLFNGCILFGIEFSYAMETAYVTPVLLQMGLPDELYGMVWFISPILGFLVQPVLGAWSDGCSSRFGRRRPFILVLAIGALFGLSLLLNGRDMGLAVADTVTNHKWGIILTICGVVLMDFSADSADNPTHAYMMDVCCPEDQDRGLNIHALLAGLGGGFGYVVGGIKWDQTNFGRALGGQLRVVYIFTAITLSVTTLLTLTSIPEKPLNAQGKRKKVMKSPSLALPPSPPMALDYDRGQTTGQSVTRIYNGMTSPISPLSPLTPKYGSFMSRDSSLTGINEFASSYGTSYIDTVLIDCYTGANDQYLSMPRHALSSSLPRIPDETENEEMGSSMVVENPENLQVDITRNSASGILKRPETLSIPNSYLANGGDSSRRRTVTFSQQVANILLNGVKYETDLNSAEELSERPLSTSVLFSSICQMPKPLRNLCVNHFLGWLSFEGMLLFYTDFMGEVVYGGDAKAPLDSEAFQKYNTGVSVGCWGMCIYAFSAALYSALLEKLEEHFSIRTLYFFGYLCFGIGTGIATLSRNSYVLLSLCVTYGVLFSSLCTLPYSLLCEYYQSKKFVGPHANGTKRGMGVDISLLSCQYFLAQIIVSIVMGPLTSAVGSASGVMYFASLTSFIGCLYSSLFVIYEIPPDDEVEEHTPLLVDT; encoded by the exons ATGAGCTCCCCAAATCCAACCACGCCCAGTGATGCCCTCTTCCCAAACCCGACTTCTCAGGAAAACCGGTGTCCCTCAAGCTGCACCTTCCCCCATTCCACTGCCCAACACATCAGTCACCGGGCGAACAATTACAAGCGTCATCCCAAGAGAAGAAAGTTCATCaggccttccccccctccccctcccaatacGCCAATTCCCATTGAGCTCCTTGATTTCAGTGAAATTCCGCTGCGACACTCCTTCTGGAAATTGCTTTTCAACGGATGCATTCTCTTTGGGATTGAATTCAGCTATGCAATGGAGACAGCTTATGTCACCCCTGTCCTCCTCCAGATGGGTCTACCAGATGAACTATATGGCATGGTTtggttcatcagtcccatattag GTTTCCTAGTTCAACCAGTATTGGGAGCCTGGAGCGATGGTTGCTCATCTCGCTTTGGCCGTCGTAGGCCCTTCATACTTGTGCTGGCAATTG GTGCACTGTTTGGCCTCTCACTGCTGCTTAATGGCAGGGACATGGGTCTTGCTGTTGCTGACACAGTCACTAATCATAAATGGGGCATCATCCTGACCATCTGTGGTGTTGTGCTGATGGACTTCAGTGCTGATTCAGCAGACAACCCCACCCACGCCTATATGATGGACGTCTGCTGTCCAGAGGATCAGGACCGGGGCCTGAATATACATGCACTCCTGGCAG GTCTGGGAGGCGGGTTCGGTTACGTCGTTGGTGGGATCAAATGGGATCAGACCAATTTTGGAAGAGCTTTAGGAGGTCAGCTCCGGGTTGTCTACATTTTCACAGCAATAACACTGTCTGTCACTACTCTTCTGACGCTGACAAGTATCCCAGAGAAGCCACTGAACGCACAGGGCAAACGGAAAAAAGTGATGAAGAGCCCGAGCCTTGCGCTACCTCCCTCTCCACCAATGGCACTTGATTACGACAGAGGCCAGACTACTGGCCAGAGTGTCACGAGAATCTACAACGGTATGACCAGTCCCATTTCCCCACTGAGCCCCCTCACCCCCAAGTATGGGAGTTTTATGAGCCGTGACAGCTCTCTGACCGGGATTAACGAGTTTGCCTCATCCTATGGAACTTCCTATATTGACACGGTCCTGATTGACTGCTACACAGGAGCCAATGACCAATACCTCAGCATGCCCAGACACGCCCTCAGCTCCAGTCTCCCCCGGATACCTGACGAAACTGAAAATGAGGAAATGGGATCTTCGATGGTTGTTGAGAATCCCGAGAACCTGCAGGTTGATATCACAAGAAATTCAGCATCAGGAATTCTCAAAAGGCCGGAGACCTTGAGTATTCCGAACAGTTACCTGGCAAATGGCGGTGACAGTAGTCGGAGACGGACAGTGACCTTCAGTCAACAG GTTGCAAACATCTTGCTGAATGGAGTGAAATACGAGACTGACTTGAATAGCGCAGAAGAATTATCTGAGAGGCCGCTCTCCACATCTGTCTTGTTTTCATCAATTTGTCAGATGCCAAAACCACTGCGGAATCTGTGTGTCAATCACTTCTTGG GTTGGCTGTCATTTGAAGGGATGCTGCTTTTCTACACAGACTTCATGGGGGAGGTGGTATACGGGGGGGACGCCAAGGCACCTCTCGACTCGGAAGCATTTCAAAAGTACAACACAGGAGTGAGCGTGGGCTGCTGGGGAATGTGTATCTATGCATTCAGTGCAGCTTTATATTCAG CACTGTTGGAGAAGCTTGAAGAGCACTTCAGTATCCGAACTCTCTACTTCTTTGGTTATCTATGCTTTGGAATTGGCACTGGCATAGCTACTCTGTCCCGGAATAGCTATGTTCTTTTATCACTTTGCGTTACATATGGGGTCCTGTTTTCTTCACTCTGTACTCTGCCCTACTCGTTGCTGTGTGAATACTACCAGAGCAAAAAG TTTGTAGGACCGCATGCGAATGGGACTAAGCGAGGGATGGGTGTGGACATTTCACTCCTGAGCTGCCAATACTTTCTTGCACAGATCATCGTTTCTATTGTAATGGGCCCGCTAACATCAGCGGTCGGTAGTGCCAGTGGGGTGATGTACTTTGCCAGTCTGACCTCTTTCATCGGGTGCCTGTACTCTTCTCTGTTTGTAATTTATGAGATTCCTCCTGATGATGAAGTGGAGGAGCACACTCCTCTCCTCGTGGACACCTGA
- the slc45a1 gene encoding proton-associated sugar transporter A isoform X2 produces MSSPNPTTPSDALFPNPTSQENRCPSSCTFPHSTAQHISHRANNYKRHPKRRKFIRPSPPPPPNTPIPIELLDFSEIPLRHSFWKLLFNGCILFGIEFSYAMETAYVTPVLLQMGLPDELYGMVWFISPILGFLVQPVLGAWSDGCSSRFGRRRPFILVLAIGALFGLSLLLNGRDMGLAVADTVTNHKWGIILTICGVVLMDFSADSADNPTHAYMMDVCCPEDQDRGLNIHALLAGLGGGFGYVVGGIKWDQTNFGRALGGQLRVVYIFTAITLSVTTLLTLTSIPEKPLNAQGKRKKVMKSPSLALPPSPPMALDYDRGQTTGQSVTRIYNGMTSPISPLSPLTPKYGSFMSRDSSLTGINEFASSYGTSYIDTVLIDCYTGANDQYLSMPRHALSSSLPRIPDETENEEMGSSMVVENPENLQVDITRNSASGILKRPETLSIPNSYLANGGDSSRRRTVTFSQQVANILLNGVKYETDLNSAEELSERPLSTSVLFSSICQMPKPLRNLCVNHFLGWLSFEGMLLFYTDFMGEVVYGGDAKAPLDSEAFQKYNTGVSVGCWGMCIYAFSAALYSVCRTACEWD; encoded by the exons ATGAGCTCCCCAAATCCAACCACGCCCAGTGATGCCCTCTTCCCAAACCCGACTTCTCAGGAAAACCGGTGTCCCTCAAGCTGCACCTTCCCCCATTCCACTGCCCAACACATCAGTCACCGGGCGAACAATTACAAGCGTCATCCCAAGAGAAGAAAGTTCATCaggccttccccccctccccctcccaatacGCCAATTCCCATTGAGCTCCTTGATTTCAGTGAAATTCCGCTGCGACACTCCTTCTGGAAATTGCTTTTCAACGGATGCATTCTCTTTGGGATTGAATTCAGCTATGCAATGGAGACAGCTTATGTCACCCCTGTCCTCCTCCAGATGGGTCTACCAGATGAACTATATGGCATGGTTtggttcatcagtcccatattag GTTTCCTAGTTCAACCAGTATTGGGAGCCTGGAGCGATGGTTGCTCATCTCGCTTTGGCCGTCGTAGGCCCTTCATACTTGTGCTGGCAATTG GTGCACTGTTTGGCCTCTCACTGCTGCTTAATGGCAGGGACATGGGTCTTGCTGTTGCTGACACAGTCACTAATCATAAATGGGGCATCATCCTGACCATCTGTGGTGTTGTGCTGATGGACTTCAGTGCTGATTCAGCAGACAACCCCACCCACGCCTATATGATGGACGTCTGCTGTCCAGAGGATCAGGACCGGGGCCTGAATATACATGCACTCCTGGCAG GTCTGGGAGGCGGGTTCGGTTACGTCGTTGGTGGGATCAAATGGGATCAGACCAATTTTGGAAGAGCTTTAGGAGGTCAGCTCCGGGTTGTCTACATTTTCACAGCAATAACACTGTCTGTCACTACTCTTCTGACGCTGACAAGTATCCCAGAGAAGCCACTGAACGCACAGGGCAAACGGAAAAAAGTGATGAAGAGCCCGAGCCTTGCGCTACCTCCCTCTCCACCAATGGCACTTGATTACGACAGAGGCCAGACTACTGGCCAGAGTGTCACGAGAATCTACAACGGTATGACCAGTCCCATTTCCCCACTGAGCCCCCTCACCCCCAAGTATGGGAGTTTTATGAGCCGTGACAGCTCTCTGACCGGGATTAACGAGTTTGCCTCATCCTATGGAACTTCCTATATTGACACGGTCCTGATTGACTGCTACACAGGAGCCAATGACCAATACCTCAGCATGCCCAGACACGCCCTCAGCTCCAGTCTCCCCCGGATACCTGACGAAACTGAAAATGAGGAAATGGGATCTTCGATGGTTGTTGAGAATCCCGAGAACCTGCAGGTTGATATCACAAGAAATTCAGCATCAGGAATTCTCAAAAGGCCGGAGACCTTGAGTATTCCGAACAGTTACCTGGCAAATGGCGGTGACAGTAGTCGGAGACGGACAGTGACCTTCAGTCAACAG GTTGCAAACATCTTGCTGAATGGAGTGAAATACGAGACTGACTTGAATAGCGCAGAAGAATTATCTGAGAGGCCGCTCTCCACATCTGTCTTGTTTTCATCAATTTGTCAGATGCCAAAACCACTGCGGAATCTGTGTGTCAATCACTTCTTGG GTTGGCTGTCATTTGAAGGGATGCTGCTTTTCTACACAGACTTCATGGGGGAGGTGGTATACGGGGGGGACGCCAAGGCACCTCTCGACTCGGAAGCATTTCAAAAGTACAACACAGGAGTGAGCGTGGGCTGCTGGGGAATGTGTATCTATGCATTCAGTGCAGCTTTATATTCAG TTTGTAGGACCGCATGCGAATGGGACTAA